GCATGGTGAGGCAATTTCAGCTCATGACAGTGCGGGCACTCCACCAACGCCGGTGAAGAAATCTTTAACCACACAGAACGCCTTTTGTTTTTCCTTGCTTTCGACACTCTCCTCTTTGGTACACCCATGTTCTACCCCTCCCTTCCACAACGATCTATTTGTTATCTAATAAGTCCTTTAGAACGGCCAGTCGGGGATCAATGTCCTCCCGTTCACAGTTACACTGCGCTTCGTTCAAATTCTGCCCGCAAAGGCTACAAAGGCCCTTGCAATTATGGCGGCACAAAGCCTTCATAGGAACGGCTAAAAGCAAATTTTCTTCGACCTGCTCCTTAAGGTCAATATAATTGCCTTCGTATAGATGTATCCCTTCTTCCGGCTCTCCATGTACAACAGTCCTGTCTTGAAATTCTTCCTCGAAATCGGCCGTTAGAGAGTACCGGTATGTTTCCAGACAACGGGCACACCGCAGGCGAACTTCGGTTCTGATTTC
This window of the Calderihabitans maritimus genome carries:
- the rpmF gene encoding 50S ribosomal protein L32 is translated as MGVPKRRVSKARKNKRRSVWLKISSPALVECPHCHELKLPHHACPECGYYKNREAVK
- a CDS encoding YceD family protein is translated as MKIDIQEIKKRTGASQKYQLREMIASLTLGEDRLDFTQPVEAQLTAINTGETILVRGEIRTEVRLRCARCLETYRYSLTADFEEEFQDRTVVHGEPEEGIHLYEGNYIDLKEQVEENLLLAVPMKALCRHNCKGLCSLCGQNLNEAQCNCEREDIDPRLAVLKDLLDNK